GCCTCCTAAGCATACATTTTGTCAAAATGTGATCTATattctttacaaaataaaaatatttcttaaaatatttcgaaaattttaatttctttaaagaattattaaagaattaatttaaatatccgagacaccaaaaataattatatttttctttgttaaacCTTTGGTAACACAAAGTTTTACGTacacaatatatacaataatttggCAATAtatagttttgtttttttacattttaattattgtaaaattaatttgtaaattgtatGTATGTTGGCTTGTTacatattactattatttttattcttttaaatgtaacaaattttattctttctttcaaaCAACGATAAACTATTACAAGGCTGAAaatgactaacaataagtctaTAGTCGAAATGTTccactaaatttattaaataaattattaattttgttaacattaaaaacatttatattgctCGTTTTTTACCTTTCTCTCACGCATGTTTGTCATTGCTACAATCGCgctataaaatttacatttatttattcttaattttgtaatttaatttttttactttttttttaaatatatgtattgttaAATTCTCTATCAAATACGAAATTGATGACTAACTTGAAAAAGACTGGCAGTGAGTTCCTCGAGTTCAGTCTCTACATCCTGCCTAATCCGCGAAAGTCTAGCCACCTCCTCGTCCTTCAATTTCAATTCTTCATGAGCCCTTTTAAGCTCTTCCTGCAACTTCGCCACCGCGTGCTCCTTTACTTCAGCCACTGCTCTTTCCCATTGAAGAGTGGTAGGCGATGGCGGGCCATTGGACTTTTTAGGATCGCACAGTAATTCTTGCTTCGATGATTCTTCCGACTAAAGTGATTTTCATaaacattacataaatattaataagtatttactTCTAATGTAgcaaatattgcatttattattatatttattattattaatatatatttatttaatatacatatatgtttttagttattatttttatattaatttcttatttctgtgAGAAATTGACTATCGAAGTCTGATAAGGCGAAGACTGAAATTACCTGCGTATCTTTAGGAAGAGGGAGTCCCTTGGATGATTCGAGAGAATTGTCTTTTTTCAAATTCGCATTGGCTTTCTCATCGCTAGCTTCTCCCGCAGACTCAGTTTTGTTCAATCGAAAATCCAAAGGTTTCGTATGCTGAGCTTGAGATTCCGAGACTTCCAGTTCGTGAGATTTCAGCTTTTCGCAGGGCATCACGGAATTCTTCTCTTCCGATGAATTTCGATGTCGCGACAGGACACCTTGTAGTTTTTCGTTGTACGCGAATAGTGAAGTGGTTTTGGTTGAGTTGGAactaaaatatgcaaatttccTTATTATCATCAAtaacatacaaatatttttacaacaataGTGCAGTTACTATCCTTCAGTTTCAAGCATCGACGAAGAATTTGAAATAAGCCCTAGTGTATgcaaacaaaaagaattttgtaattttgcaaaaagtCGTTGCTATtgctatatatttaattaaaaaaataaaaattaagaaaacgaaaaaagactaaattttgtaattaatactgaatattatatagtaatacttattttatttaaaagtagaaaattttcgttaagtaattctttcaaattaaaaataaaattaaatcaattaaatcatGTTCATCTACTTCGTAAGCGATTTCGACAGAAAAGTAGAAAATATCAATACTTGGACTCACCTATCATCTAGGAACTTGTTGTCATCCTCGTCGAATAGACTAGTGGGCTCATCCTCCTCGTCCTCGCGCTTCGTGGCATATCCAAAGAGATCCGTAGCTGCTCTCGCGAGGTCCGATTTGAGAATAGGATGCGGTGGATGTAACGTGCCGCAATCAGCTTCATCCGTGTAGAGCTCATCCTCGTCCGTGGTGTATTCCTCATCACCGGTTGTTCCGGTACTACCAGCCCTTCTGTGTTTCGTCGTGAGCGGTCGGTAGGCGTATTCGTTCGAGCCGGAAACCGACTCGTTGGATTCCATTGACTCGGGCTGCTGCTGCTCCTGGACTTCCTTCATGGTCGCCTCACTGTAGTCGGACGTAGTCTTCAAGTTTGCTGTAATGTTTGATGTCTCGGTTACTCCAGGAGTGATACGTAGAagtttttaaactttgttttatCATAGAATGcgctatttcttttttatacatcTCTTTTAGGGATAATCCAATAAAAGTTTACAATTATTAGTGTTATAAGTCAATCTTAAACggtaaatataatcaattttgtaatc
The window above is part of the Solenopsis invicta isolate M01_SB chromosome 8, UNIL_Sinv_3.0, whole genome shotgun sequence genome. Proteins encoded here:
- the LOC105193714 gene encoding guanine nucleotide exchange factor for Rab-3A isoform X1, producing MKEVQEQQQPESMESNESVSGSNEYAYRPLTTKHRRAGSTGTTGDEEYTTDEDELYTDEADCGTLHPPHPILKSDLARAATDLFGYATKREDEEDEPTSLFDEDDNKFLDDSSNSTKTTSLFAYNEKLQGVLSRHRNSSEEKNSVMPCEKLKSHELEVSESQAQHTKPLDFRLNKTESAGEASDEKANANLKKDNSLESSKGLPLPKDTQSEESSKQELLCDPKKSNGPPSPTTLQWERAVAEVKEHAVAKLQEELKRAHEELKLKDEEVARLSRIRQDVETELEELTASLFQEAHNMVREANVRQATAERLLEESRMKAEVLAAEVAALKTLVLTSTPSRPNPHLHPQIDTKGRISNGEEGQQGLFTKKHRRSPSHFNLKYGRENSPPESPVKEQKPPLPTDKETLERDWKRDREKDKERECKDFGLEVDPRVHTEFLRWKANPCVDKSDPFVARVFREDIDLCLDFPNKELGAKVRQAVLDGIIFIEAVSDKTKLAFPKKCALLEAPRQCHYRMRLGDQENQWHCISQICRNRIIAVCDFLNYLRYVERGLVKSSVHDVYWEITRLRKEMVFARLGLALSS